CAGCTGCAGTGTAATGATGCACTCAGGCAAAGTACGACACTGACTGGCCCGCACAGTTTATTAGCTCCACTCCTGCAGCAACGCCCAGCTCCGTCTACATGCGGCTCCAACcttgtgtttgctttcatttactttttctgggcttttggcagcatgttcttgtttctaacttgcataattttgacaggatatatttttatggagagcaaaatgtttaaagaataaactttaactttaaagtttatttattctggaataatattcctgtctgtattcatatttatgtttacaaaacattgttttagtgtgttcaataaatgtttatcttgACCTAAAGTGTGCCTTGAGGTTTGGCCCCCAGTGCAATTGAGTTTGGCAGCCCTGCAGCAGATATTTTAATGGCCTGCAtttgcttttctagtccctaaggaccccaaagcgcttcacactatatccattcattcacacactggtgatggcagctacattgtagccacagctgccctggggcgcactgacagaggcgaggctgccggacactggcgccaccgggccctctgaccaccaccagtaggcaaacacggggttagtatcttgcccaaggttatttggcatgcagccaggagacagcctgggatcgaaccaccaaccttctgattagtggctgacctgctctaccacctgcgctacagccaccccatggTCAGTCCAACCTCCAGGGGCATAATATCATCCTTGTACAATCTAGTCTCCCACTTACAATCTTCTTCAGTAGCTGCCATCGAATCTAAATGGGAACAAGACATAACTTTCATATCACAGATGACCTGTGGGACTCTGTCCTCGGCCAAGTTCACACTATATCGATGTGTGCTCGACACACTCATTTAAGATCATCGGGTGCATTGATCCAGGGTCAGGCTGGAGCGTATACACCCAGCCTGTAGGGGGTGCTCCTGGTACATTACTTCATATGTACTGGTCCTTCATTGGCCAACGTTTGGAACTGTTTCCCAAACGATGTCTGAAGTCCTCAAATTAAACCAGAGCCACTCTGTGCTACGTTTGATGCGCCCAGGACCTGAAGCTGCCCAACTCCAGAGTCAGAGTGTTAAACTTTTCATTACTGCTGACCAGGCGAGCTACCTGACCCCCCTCCTGCATGTGCAATGAGTAAAAGATACAACGTCCTGCTTTgtttagttcagttcaattctgaAGTACTTTGTTATACGTAGCACTGAAACCTTTGTCTAATGAAAGGTCAGGATGAAATGGAAAATGCAGTTAGAAGGAACATTTACACGATCCTCCACATTTATTATGTTGATGTTTTCATGAATGGTCAGATGGTCCGCTGCTGTGAATTATGGGACGGAATTTTCTTCTCCCCGTTCATAAAGGATGCTCTGCTAAGGGAAGCATTGAAGTTCCTTTGCGTAGTGTTTGGAGAACTGGAACAGCTCTGGTTATGGCCACCATGCAGATACATCGCTCAGTGAGGAACCTTCCTGAGCAAAAAGGGTCGTTTGGAACGCACCTCGATCTCCCTTAGACTGTGCTGCTTTCAATCAGGTCCCTGATTTAAGGGAAAACATGAGCTGGACCTCATGTCTGACCTCAGGCAGGCGTaaagaaacacagagcaggtacacaaacacaaagtatgGACAGGTGAAGAAGCTTACAGGTAGATGCAGGTGGTCTCCTCTGCTGTGAATCTGTCACATCGCCATGTTACCCGTCTGCCTGAATACCTGTGTGAGTGCTGGGACCCTCAGGACAACGACACAGATGCACCTGAACACTCATGCAGGTTTCTCTGCCTTTTAACACCTTAACTGGATTATCAGATTACCTGCACTagtgtctctcacacacacacacacacacacacacacacacacacacacctgtataCCTGCCTTTGTGAGGACTCTCAGTAACATGAAAGCTCCCCAGGACCCTGTAAATCTGGACCCATAAAGTTAGACCTAGAGCCAGGTGTAGACTGACTGTGACACTCACAGGTTTCCACAAACCCAGGTTTCCACGCATCTCTGcttctcagacacacacagaaacacagaaaaggtcaaaggtcagaaaacatttgtttttaatccagAGAAAGCTGGCAGCTGATTGGTCAGCTGGAgaggaaaacagcaaacaaacagtCAGATGATCAAAACAAGCATTTAACAGGCCAATAGGAGCAGAGCATATCTTAAAGTGACAGAGTGCCAGTTTAACGTCTCAGAGACTGTTAGCACTATTAGCATCCCTCATTCACAAATATGGGCTGCGTTAGCTTCAAGCTAGGAGAAACACTGATCGGTGGCTCAGATTGATCACCAGCAGGCGCACTTTGGTGTTTGCATAGACGACGAATGGGATGCTCCGCAGGTGAGATCATGTGATAGAGTGAGAACACTGCACAGGTGAGGAAGGGGCAGGTAAACACGTGACTAAGTGCTTCTGATCAGGTACACAACATGAAAACTTcaggggagggagggggcaAGAGAGGCAGGGTGCTGTCTGACAGCCAGGGGGCGCTGCATGAGGAACTCTGAGTGTTTTACAAATCAGAGCAAAAGAAGAACTCCACCAGTGTGACATCATTACAACCAGGAAAACAACTAATCAGTGTGTGAGGCTGCAAACATGGTGGAGGTGGGAGGAGTCAGGCGGGAGCTCTGTGTGTCTCTTTGGCTGCatttaaacactttttaaactaaaaactattttttccaGGATCGAGTTCAGCTTTGATTCCTGATTCCTCAAAACTCACCAGCCAGCTGGGGATATACAGCCCACATGTTTAACAGGGACACGGGGAGCCCGGTGGTTTAACGGGGACACGGAGAGCCCGGTGGTTTAACAGGGATCCAAATGTTTAACAGGGACACGGGGAGACCAGGTGGTTGCGGGGCCACAGTGTCAGTTCAGGTTTCAACCAATAAGCAGCTCACCAGCAGCAAGTGTAGAGGAAAAGGAATCAAAGCTTCTAACACCACCTGGACCTTAATAACGTCCTAATAAGGGGTCGTCCCCTCCCACTCCAGCAAGTACTGGACCGTCCCCTGAGGGGTGATGCGGCGAGCCAACACCTGGTAGCGCTCGCCATTGGTTAGCCTACCCGCTACTCCAAAGTAAGAGGAGATGGAGGAGTGGAGGTGGGAGTTGTCAGATGGCAGCGGTGAGTGGTCTGACAAGAAGTGGGAGGAGTCTGTGGTCAGGTGGGTGTGGTTTGTAGCTTCCTGGGCCCCAATGATGCCAGAAGGCTCTTCCCCTCCAAGCTCCTCCCCTGCCTCACTGCGATTGGCCCACTGGCTGTAACTGTTCCGGGGTAACTTCCTCTTTCTGCTGCCCATCCTTCTCCTGAagacagaggtcaaaggtcagatatCAAAAGCCTAGGGTTGGTGAGTCAGGTGTTCACTCAGCTCACCTGAAGTGGTAGGAGGAGGCGGAGCCAGAGGTGGAGGCATCGGTGGAGTCCTGGTCGATGCTGACGGCTCTGCTGGAGCTGCTGAGGAAGGACAGCAACGTCACAGGTGCGCCACCGTATGACGTGAACGGGAAAGCACAGGTAAGCAAAGCATCAATCAGAGCGCCGAGTCCAGCGCTAATCTCACCTCTTCAGGCTCTGCAGCTCATCCAGCGTGAAGTCAAAAATGTTGGCCATGTGGTGGTTGGCGGTCCAGCTGCAGGTCAGCTCGTTCTACGGGCAGAAGGTCACAGTCAGCGTGATGCATTAACAGCTTTagaaaccacagaagaagaaaatgagccTCACATTAGGAATGGCATCCTCGAGAAGCCACTTGGacttcctctttctcctctcagctgagctgctgaagaaacagaaataaacaccACGGTTACGCTTCGTCCAATCACAGGCAGCGACGGCTGGCAGCAAGAGATCATACCTGCTCGCCGTCTTCTTCCTTGCCCCGCCCCCATCATTCTGAGCACGCTCAGGAAAGAGCTTGGAGGGGGGGTTAGGAGGGACCCTGGTCCTCAGACGAAAGATGCACTTCCTCTTTTTGATTTCCTTCCCGCACAGaaacctgaacacacacacacacacacacgttaagaACACACATCCTGTGTTCATGTTACACACGTGTACTCGTGACGGCCTCGCTCTGATTGGTCCTTACTTGCTCTTGTACTTGTTGAGTGCGTCGAGCAGGTGCTGCCCCCTCTCTGCTGGGGGGGTGTTGGAcagctgaacaaacacacagagggttAAATGAACACAGGCACACCACGTGATCTCAGCGTACCTGGCTCAGGTGTGCTATTACCTTCCCAAGCTGCAGGTGGTCCCAGTGGGTAGAGACGAAGGTGAGGATCTCGTCCAGTTCGAAATACTTCTTCTTGCTGCAGATGGACAGGTTGTAGAGCACCAGGTGGACCAGGTCCACCCACCTGAGGGACAGGCGCCGCACGCACTCTGAGCCCTTATTACACACCACGCACACAAACAAGTAGAACCTGCGGGAGGACAGGAAGTCAGAGCCATACCGGGGAAAGGTAGCAGGGGGAGGGGCGGAGCAGGGGGTGGAGCCTCACCTGTCTCCAAACATCATTGCTTCCTGCAGGCACTGAGTGCACGCCTCATGGAACCACTGTTGACACCTGAAGCACTGCAGCATCTTCAGGTACCACCTGCACACAAAGGTAATGCACACAGGTGAATCAAGTAATGGCCAACCACACCTGCAGCTGTCATCAGGCCAACTTACTCTCCAGGGCCGCCGCAGTAACAGTAACACTGCTGCTGATTGGTCCGGTGCTGCGAGTCCCAGTCCAGGGCCTCCAGCTCGTACGGAAGCACCTGTTTCATCACACTCAGGGCTTTGGCTATCACACCTTTCCTCAGAGCCCCGCCCTTCTGTGGGACACACAGGTGCAGAGACACGAGTCAGAGGCAggcgaaacacacacacacaaatgagagagagacacacacacacacacacacacacacacacacacacacacacacaaacgggtaagagagagagagagacacacacacacacacacacacacacacacaaatgagagagagagacacacacacacacacacacacacacacacacacacacacacacacacacacacacacacaggtgagaagcatCGTACCCGGACCGCCAGAGCAAAGACGCAGCGTCTGCAGAACCACGGAGTCAGGGTGCCGCTGCCCTCTACTGGAGGAATGTGACACTGCTGGTGGAAACCTGACAGACAGGTGATGGTCAGAGCCCAGgattcaccatggcaacagatAAACAAAGAGCACTCAGTCatcgtgacctttgaccttaaaTCTGATCATCAGAAAGCATTTCTGCCTTTACTGCAAACAGCGTTTGCGCTaatgtttctactatcagcTTCACTCTGAGCTTCTgttaaaggtcagaggtcattcaCATTAGAAGTATCAGCAGTTATGGAGGAGCTCCGCCTCCTGAGAAAACACTGATGTCACTGCAAGCCCGTCCAATAAATCCCACCCCGAAACACCAtgcagtagggctgggcgatatatcgagttttttaatatatcgatatatttttttatacacaATATGTTACTACGTTACGTTACAATTATACTTGTGGaaccgcaagtttgcctctctttcgtccacttttgtctctacgcaacgttactctgcctcgcctctccttcactgaacacaactcccccatCACCTGCAGGCTGCtcgttaaaaagaaaacatttggagattactattttagtgctgtcagcgttaatctcgttaaaatgacattaacggcATTAattagcattattatttaataaatgttgataatttctttcttttttttctgagtaaTTTTTTCACGTACATCtgcgctgtatgttaataaaagtgcctgtgtgagacCTGGGACActgtgtgactaagaactcgcTTTTTCTTCTTACTTTATACctttaaatcctgctattattcctgcgtcttttgtgatcgtacaaagtttcaaacgacgcgtcgactattaaatcagtcgtcgacgattttgatagtcgacgtaatcgtgactagtcgacaaatcgtggcagccctagtaaacacaaccagaattcaaacataaggcacacggggttataaggggctctgtcgattttcagaaaaatcaaagggttGATTGTAAGTACGCCGTATTTTCCAAGAAACagggtaataacgacggcccgctagcatgcgccaccaaaaatagtgctttgttgtgtatctgacggacgaaagctaaaccagttccacaccactgaagctgcagcatttctaCAAACcaatccgattgttcagtctgacgtcactagccgtgtctgggcctaaactctgctgcaggtccatatatcaaacgatcactgtggcattactgagagttgaaaaactgtctaaagtctttcatctttaataaaatgatcagcgttctgctctaccaggtgtaacaattgagtttaacatccaggcatccatgaaaacggaatttatgacatttaacagagttagaagttagcagggagttagctcgctagcttctatctaaatacaatatagcatgtcctgactgcggggttttggaaacaaattcaaacgtacagctctgttatcacttccagcataaatgaagacagaaactaaacagcagtgacgtttgtagggttactgaagttgggctagctggtatataatgatgtgctacgtgaccgctagcgacacagctatgttagcataatataaacaagctaactttttttccactcgataaaagttaacgtgagtgttctcggtggtcaggaacaaatgtaatcgcatggcaggatgctgtaaaaggaccaaacttcagccaggagaacaactgagataatccatccacaatacgaggttagtcattcatatactgctgcatgggctgggctgtagttacatcctaaggttttaaaaactgagcttaaataaatgattagcggtaataaaagccgagggaggtcaacagggatcactgactgttttaggagctttttgagatcaaatagaagaaaatacataacattaaacatgttaacaacacaaaagccatattaaacgcagactactttagacccggaagtaggattcgttgcgtgatcactgaacaaccggattctcgttcatccgtttcattcaacgatccgctttcgctcttctcattctccgtctcCACCATGCGTTTTCTGCCATGTGCGTataaaaacaaaggcactgcgcatgcgcgttttacccatattctattgccatatttcattttcttgccgttgcccaacattataccggtattaccgtgaacggtatgatatggcccagccctacagGCAAGTGTTCCTAATGGActgctcctgtgtgtgtgtgtgtgtgtgtgtgtgtgtcagactcACCGATCCCACACTTCCCACAGATCAGGATCTGGTTTGATTGGGTGTTGGAGTTTGGGTCCACCTCCTGGCACATGGAGCAGCGAGGCTCCTCCCCCGGTACTCCAGCTGCATTAGGATTGGACAAAAGAAGCAGATCACAGACATGAAGCACCTGTCTTGCCCTCTCTAGCTTTCTCTCACTCCACCCGTCTGTCTCACCGTGCTGGATGTCCTTCCAGAGGACCCAGAACTTGGAGTTGTCCTCAAAAGTGACGAAGCAGCTCTGCCTAGGGGGACTCACCTATCCACCAATCAGAACACAGAAACTCAGCCAATCACGATGAGCATGATGACGCTGCAGTGGGTGTCAGGTGAGCACAGGCTTACCCGTTGGATCTTTCCCAGGTAGTACAGTCCATCTGACCAACGACAGAGCACGAACTGACCCACGCTCAGACTGGACTCCACCCCGTCAGGTTCGGGGACACGCCCCCCTTCACACCCTCCGCCCCCTGGAGACACCTGATGCTCCAGACCGCAGAAGTCTTCGATCAGGTCCTCATACATcctgcagagagacagacagacggtCTGTGATTCATTCCTGAACTGCGCGGTGGATTGGAGGAGGGCTGACATGCGCAGTGCGTCCTCCCATCACATACCGTTAACAGAGCTCTAACCATCCAGTAACTACCCACCACACCCTAACGGGTTAACTAACGGAAAAGAGCTGATGAAGCGCGATAACCGATCGCAATAACGAGTAAACCGGGCCATGAAATCCTGAACGATAACCCGGTAACAGCCCGTAATAATTCACGTTAAGAGGGCCagctcacaaaaaaaaacacttgcacACAGTGATGAACTGACACGGGATAAATTCAAGGGTTCCAACAGCTCTGTGTCCCGGGCTGAACTTAACGGGCCACACTAAATCCCAGGGCTAAATCAGAGCGGGTCAGCGCAGAGAGGGAAGCCGTGATACCTGCATTGATCCGGGCTGTGCCTCCTTTCTGCCGGTCCTCCCGCTGCTGGCATCCCAGGACAGAAGGTCGTTGAGTCGATGCTTCTTCagggtgtctgtctgtctgtctctgtccgTCCCCCTCACGTCTGCCTGTCTGCCTCCCTtacgtctgtctgtctgctacTACTGCTCTCCGCGGCGCTAAACTTCAAACTTACTCCGGCGCCATTTTTCACTTTTCCCGCGAATCACAGCACGGCTTTTTTCCTTATCGTTCCGTCATCACGCCGCAGCGCCTACCCTAACTGTGATTGGCTGTTGCATTGAAGCCTGCGGGACCCTgcgctgtgattggctgtgagaggaaaaaaatagttttaccGCGAGATTTGGTTTCTGAGCGAGATTTCTTGTGTAGCTGTTCTCCCTACACGCTGCTGATCTACACCCAGCACCTCTCTGCGAGCTGAACTCCACCTGTGACCGCCTTCCTCCACTCTCACACACCACTCTCACACTCCTCTCTCCCGCAAGTACACAGtacaagggcgtagatttggttttggcatcgGTGGGGACGGACGAGTCAACCACCGAGCCCTgccccgtttttttttttttcctttttgtctttgcttcttgataaaaggagaaatatacttgcctacatatgctattctacatgcttttaaaccatttaaaattacaattcatagttttatatgttaaattactattaaacaaatgactaagtattttagactttagtttacttcagccatattccatataaatcaggtatcatacaaaaataaaaatagcttcaaatacagtcatgacaataaaagaatatgactttaaggacttaacatcATTACTTCAGTTGtagtacaccaacatctctgacacatcagcactaagggaacactgaatgacctgctggtttttgtccataaaactactcgtCTAAGATGACCACAGAGTAAAAGATTATACAACATTTTAGGCACTGTTGCCCCGATCAGATCAGTGAGCTGGGatgttttattctaaacatgaactactgttacagcaacagacatggactactggtgccccacacaacaactcaatgtccactatgtgaGGGAGCCAAACACATGCTTGCTCCTCTCGTTAATctgtagcaccaaatcatcagtcagtcacctgtgacctcgcctcttcacctctgagctacaacatggcagagctgcctctgtcacctgatgaataacagtgagacattcctcatacatgcagtcacacatgtgctttGAATACAGTCATGAACCAACAAGTCATCATCCAACTTCACCTGTGACCTTGTGTCACCAttactctctgagctttgtgttggttcttcacctgacaaacaggacaaacatgacaataagaataaaatgtgcagctgcttcagtgtttctgtcactttgtgcagatcttgactcgtcagtaatgtttgtaggctgagtgcatttttgaaacaatttgtgcaaactgcactacaaggtggaatatttgcaaaatcatgactacctcatgatattttgtctcaaaaataaaccctatgaatatgtcagtgccattaggaagaaattattgtgtcaccaacattttaatgttagacatataattctaacagcctctgtaaactaatatcctggctgCTCGAGGCtgctgttttctctgacagttccaatcaaaattagaaacgctgctctgagactgagagaactaaCAGTGCTGCCTGCTGTGCAGGTAGTTCCCaaacacgttattcatggttacatacagttttagactgatgtgggccaaagcctagcacAGCCTGTAACATTattatgacggacacattttatgagtgagcttggctttaagtgacttacaggtttctttgaaaaacactttcttatatccaggttcttcctctttgctgccgtcctcctcgcagcgcaggtttgccgctgctaaaactaaacagagctccctgaaaggctcagccaatcacactgGCCATATTTATCACATGAGGcaggactagggatgggtaccggtatccagtgccattatggcaccgattctgacataaacggtagtaaccagaccgaaaagcagcgcacatttcggtgctttatttcggtccTTTATTTCGGTCCTTTCttttccctgagatgtcatacactttggattttagccaatcattttacctttccaagcgtagtaggcgggcccaggtacgtacgttcttttagagcagagctacagattaaaaatgcccaaggcgaagcggtcaaaattCTGTAAaaggctgtacttcacagcaaaatatgcaaactcagcagcaacaagtgctttaagctgatactgtgatactgtcaaaggaggcaacacctcgaatctgatgaaacacctggcgacgcatagcgttttttttaaaagcccagaaatgcgccgtatttgatagcttgctgcgagacctcacaccgggcacatctactgcgggtgtggtgcctgttatcggacccggagttagcaacatccctcAAAAACTCagagaggagagtcctggcccctagccctgccagtgtagcagaaatgatgaggatgatgatgcagcagcagccgttcttctctgcgtgagtagcttaatgttgttcgtgtgtaatttacgttgagtaggctaaccacgttattacattaatgcatgtaaggtgaactagcaaacatcatcatagctacatgcggctgtcttcttgtttgatggcagatgctcccttcaccctggccaaaaaggctaaaatgaccaaagaaaaaatgaccaaagaaaaagtggaaaacagctgaacatgagaggtttttggacaaagtttgtgttttttccattgtttaagcactgcttccagccaagagtgataccatatatgccccatagctgcagaaaaggctaacattgttatctttttacaaaaaacagctgaacatcagaggtttttggaccaatttatAATCGATATGTATCTATAGTTCAGCCACAGGTGCAGTCTCTCACTCAAACAACACATTTCTTTTGCATTCAGACACAGGAGCTGGTGTGTTGCAGTTCCCTGCTCAACACTCGCTCAGTCACAAACAAATCGTTTATTTTAAACGATCTTGTTATAAAGGAATCTCTCAACGTCATGTGTTTAACTGAGACGTGGCAACAAAACATGGATTATATACATCTGAAGGACATTTGTTCGACTGGCTGCTCCATCATCGGAGCTCCACGTCTTTCGGGACGTGGCGGAGGTCTCGCTGTTTTGCACCAGGACAGATTCACATGCAGACTGATGAACTCGGATTCTTTTACCTCCTTTGAACTGCAGATGATCAAGGTCGGCTCTTTGCACACCTTTTATTGTATTTGAATCTACCGACCTCCTGGCCCTGCCGGAGTCTTTTTAACTGAATTTAACGACCTCCTGTCATCCATTATTAAATTAGAGAAGGTGGTAATGTTGGGAGATTTTAACCTTCATATTGATGATGCATCCTGTAATATGGCTGCTGACTTCATGACTATCACAGagtcttttaattttatgcagCATGTTTCTGGCCCTACACATGTAAAGGGTCACACATTGGACCTTGTTTTCTCCTTgggtttaaatataaatgacatTCGTGTGGAAAATGTCCATATGAGTCACCATAGCTGCATATATTTTAACTTGTCGTTTTATTTGGATCCCCCGGCTCCCAAAATAACGATTG
This genomic stretch from Astatotilapia calliptera chromosome 12, fAstCal1.2, whole genome shotgun sequence harbors:
- the phf19 gene encoding PHD finger protein 19 isoform X2, with amino-acid sequence MPAAGGPAERRHSPDQCRMYEDLIEDFCGLEHQVSPGGGGCEGGRVPEPDGVESSLSVGQFVLCRWSDGLYYLGKIQRVSPPRQSCFVTFEDNSKFWVLWKDIQHAGVPGEEPRCSMCQEVDPNSNTQSNQILICGKCGIGFHQQCHIPPVEGSGTLTPWFCRRCVFALAVRKGGALRKGVIAKALSVMKQVLPYELEALDWDSQHRTNQQQCYCYCGGPGEWYLKMLQCFRCQQWFHEACTQCLQEAMMFGDRFYLFVCVVCNKGSECVRRLSLRWVDLVHLVLYNLSICSKKKYFELDEILTFVSTHWDHLQLGKLSNTPPAERGQHLLDALNKYKSKFLCGKEIKKRKCIFRLRTRVPPNPPSKLFPERAQNDGGGARKKTASRYDLLLPAVAACDWTKRNRGVYFCFFSSSAERRKRKSKWLLEDAIPNNELTCSWTANHHMANIFDFTLDELQSLKSSSSRAVSIDQDSTDASTSGSASSYHFRRRMGSRKRKLPRNSYSQWANRSEAGEELGGEEPSGIIGAQEATNHTHLTTDSSHFLSDHSPLPSDNSHLHSSISSYFGVAGRLTNGERYQVLARRITPQGTVQYLLEWEGTTPY
- the phf19 gene encoding PHD finger protein 19 isoform X3 produces the protein MPAAGGPAERRHSPDQCRMYEDLIEDFCGLEHQVSPGGGGCEGGRVPEPDGVESSLSVGQFVLCRWSDGLYYLGKIQRVSPPRQSCFVTFEDNSKFWVLWKDIQHAGVPGEEPRCSMCQEVDPNSNTQSNQILICGKCGIGFHQQCHIPPVEGSGTLTPWFCRRCVFALAVRKGGALRKGVIAKALSVMKQVLPYELEALDWDSQHRTNQQQCYCYCGGPGEWYLKMLQCFRCQQWFHEACTQCLQEAMMFGDRFYLFVCVVCNKGSECVRRLSLRWVDLVHLVLYNLSICSKKKYFELDEILTFVSTHWDHLQLGKLSNTPPAERGQHLLDALNKYKSKFLCGKEIKKRKCIFRLRTRVPPNPPSKLFPERAQNDGGGARKKTASRYDLLLPAVAACDWTKRNRGVYFCFFSSSAERRKRKSKWLLEDAIPNNELTCSWTANHHMANIFDFTLDELQSLKSSSRAVSIDQDSTDASTSGSASSYHFRRRMGSRKRKLPRNSYSQWANRSEAGEELGGEEPSGIIGAQEATNHTHLTTDSSHFLSDHSPLPSDNSHLHSSISSYFGVAGRLTNGERYQVLARRITPQGTVQYLLEWEGTTPY
- the phf19 gene encoding PHD finger protein 19 isoform X1, coding for MPAAGGPAERRHSPDQCRMYEDLIEDFCGLEHQVSPGGGGCEGGRVPEPDGVESSLSVGQFVLCRWSDGLYYLGKIQRVSPPRQSCFVTFEDNSKFWVLWKDIQHGETDGWSERKLERARQVLHVCDLLLLSNPNAAGVPGEEPRCSMCQEVDPNSNTQSNQILICGKCGIGFHQQCHIPPVEGSGTLTPWFCRRCVFALAVRKGGALRKGVIAKALSVMKQVLPYELEALDWDSQHRTNQQQCYCYCGGPGEWYLKMLQCFRCQQWFHEACTQCLQEAMMFGDRFYLFVCVVCNKGSECVRRLSLRWVDLVHLVLYNLSICSKKKYFELDEILTFVSTHWDHLQLGKLSNTPPAERGQHLLDALNKYKSKFLCGKEIKKRKCIFRLRTRVPPNPPSKLFPERAQNDGGGARKKTASSSSAERRKRKSKWLLEDAIPNNELTCSWTANHHMANIFDFTLDELQSLKSSSSRAVSIDQDSTDASTSGSASSYHFRRRMGSRKRKLPRNSYSQWANRSEAGEELGGEEPSGIIGAQEATNHTHLTTDSSHFLSDHSPLPSDNSHLHSSISSYFGVAGRLTNGERYQVLARRITPQGTVQYLLEWEGTTPY
- the phf19 gene encoding PHD finger protein 19 isoform X6, producing MPAAGGPAERRHSPDQCRMYEDLIEDFCGLEHQVSPGGGGCEGGRVPEPDGVESSLSVGQFVLCRWSDGLYYLGKIQRVSPPRQSCFVTFEDNSKFWVLWKDIQHAGVPGEEPRCSMCQEVDPNSNTQSNQILICGKCGIGFHQQCHIPPVEGSGTLTPWFCRRCVFALAVRKGGALRKGVIAKALSVMKQVLPYELEALDWDSQHRTNQQQCYCYCGGPGEWYLKMLQCFRCQQWFHEACTQCLQEAMMFGDRFYLFVCVVCNKGSECVRRLSLRWVDLVHLVLYNLSICSKKKYFELDEILTFVSTHWDHLQLGKLSNTPPAERGQHLLDALNKYKSKFLCGKEIKKRKCIFRLRTRVPPNPPSKLFPERAQNDGGGARKKTASSSAERRKRKSKWLLEDAIPNNELTCSWTANHHMANIFDFTLDELQSLKSSSSRAVSIDQDSTDASTSGSASSYHFRRRMGSRKRKLPRNSYSQWANRSEAGEELGGEEPSGIIGAQEATNHTHLTTDSSHFLSDHSPLPSDNSHLHSSISSYFGVAGRLTNGERYQVLARRITPQGTVQYLLEWEGTTPY
- the phf19 gene encoding PHD finger protein 19 isoform X5, whose protein sequence is MPAAGGPAERRHSPDQCRMYEDLIEDFCGLEHQVSPGGGGCEGGRVPEPDGVESSLSVGQFVLCRWSDGLYYLGKIQRVSPPRQSCFVTFEDNSKFWVLWKDIQHAGVPGEEPRCSMCQEVDPNSNTQSNQILICGKCGIGFHQQCHIPPVEGSGTLTPWFCRRCVFALAVRKGGALRKGVIAKALSVMKQVLPYELEALDWDSQHRTNQQQCYCYCGGPGEWYLKMLQCFRCQQWFHEACTQCLQEAMMFGDRFYLFVCVVCNKGSECVRRLSLRWVDLVHLVLYNLSICSKKKYFELDEILTFVSTHWDHLQLGKLSNTPPAERGQHLLDALNKYKSKFLCGKEIKKRKCIFRLRTRVPPNPPSKLFPERAQNDGGGARKKTASSSSAERRKRKSKWLLEDAIPNNELTCSWTANHHMANIFDFTLDELQSLKSSSRAVSIDQDSTDASTSGSASSYHFRRRMGSRKRKLPRNSYSQWANRSEAGEELGGEEPSGIIGAQEATNHTHLTTDSSHFLSDHSPLPSDNSHLHSSISSYFGVAGRLTNGERYQVLARRITPQGTVQYLLEWEGTTPY